Below is a genomic region from Spirochaetota bacterium.
GCAGATAAATTTTAGTTTTTATAGGTTGGGCTATATTGATTTACACAAAAAGAGAGTTATTAGAACCTTGTTAAAAGTGTAACCTATGTGCCCAGTTTAAAATGTAACCCATGTGGCCGTTCCAACAACCCCCAGCCCCCTCTCCTTGGTCAGGAGAGGGGGAAATGCTGGATTTATAAAAGTGTGCGCAGAGGGCGTGCATTTTCAATTGCCACGCATCGAAGGGCCGCGGGATTCCATGACAATGCGGTATTCAGCTGTATCTATCGGCGTTCCCCGGTGAAAGGCCCGGATGATGGCGCAGGTATCTTCAATGTCGCCGCGGTCCGCTCCTGATAATCGCAGGATTTTTTCCGTTACCGGTAATGGCATATTTTCAGGGGATTCTGTCCGCCCATCGGCAAGGCCGTCGCTTCGATGATCGCCGTCGGCCATGAGAAGAAGAACGGCGGGAATGACAATACGGGGATTTGCCGGTGATGATTCCAGGAGAGAATTTGCCCGCCCGAGGGCTTCCATGGCTTCGAGGGCAACATCGCTGGAAGGGCCGAATTCTTTTAAAATCAATTCGACAAGAGAGTCGGCCATGGAGGATCCCGCGGTGATGGCGTCGGTCAAATTTTCCGTGGGGTCATAGCCGAGGCACTCCTTTGCGTGACCGCACCACCGGGCGCATCCCATGGAGAGGCGGGGATTCTGCACGGTGGCGCCGCATTTATTGCAGCGTCGCCGCGCGTCGTCCTTGAAAAACTCAACGTCGTTCCCGCACGAAGAGCACCGGACATTGAAAATGTCACCGGGACGCCAGTAGCGAGTGTCCTGGCCGGGGCACATGGTTTTGTTCATCTGGGGGCCTCCACTCTGTAGGCTTCGGAAATATCGGAAATATATGTGGATTTCAGGTGCTTCCTGAAAATATCCCACATCGTTCCCATCGAATCGCCCAGTATGCAGCGCTTTTTGTTGCAGGTCTTTTTACGCATCAGGCAGGCCCTTTCTTTCAGAGGACCCTCAATGGCCTCGTACACGTCAAGAAGGGTGATGGCACCGCTCTTTTTTGCGAGAGTGAATCCTCCCCGGGGGCCGCGGGTCGACCTGACAAGGCCGCACCGGGCCAGGCGCTGTAGCACCTTGGCCAGGTGGTGTTCCGATACGCCAAGGCGCCCGGCAACGTCCTTTGCGCTGGAGAGGCCGTCCCTGGAAGCCATGACGGCCATGGAGTGCATCGCCAGCGAGACCGCGTCAGAAATGAGAATGCCCTGTGACATGATCTGATTCCTTAAAATGGTATTTCGGTACAATAATACCTAATAAAAGCGGATATGTCAATCGAAAAATTAATGCGGAGATCAAGCCGGTGACTCATGTCGTCACCATGTCATTGCCGGAGGCAACGGGAGGTATGGCATGAAAAAATTCAAATTCGCGCTTGACATTGATTGAAGACGGTATTTTAAAAAAGAGAGCGTCAATGACCATTTTAATCGGAAGCAATCAGCCAGGTATGGTATGCAGGAAAAAACAGACAAACAAGCTCTTTCCGGTTTCAGCCTCATACGCAAGGTCAGTGCTATCGATAACCCGATTCTCCGTCATTTTATAAAAAAGCATAAACTGGACGATCGTGACTCGCTGCTCCTTGGGGTCCTCCTGGACCTGACCGACCAGATGAAGACACCCATCAAGACCACCTATCGCGCTATTGCGGACACGACTGAACTCACGACCATGCAGGTCTATCGCAGTATCGGATCCCTCCATCGGAACCGGATCATAGAGTATAAACCGAGCGGCGATTATGTCCACATATCATTCAGGGATATCGATGAATCGATCGAGGAGATTACTCTCGCCTATGAGAACGCGAAAAAGATAAAAAAGATAGAGGAGTATCTCGCCTTTATCCGCGCGCAGAAATATGTTCCTTCGGCCGAACTATACGACCTCATGTATCCTCTTGTCGGAAGGCTTGTGATGGCCAAAGTGGCGGAAGCCTTTCGTTCGCTGGTCAATTATATCAATGCCCGCCTCGAATCTTCGTTCAGCATCGCCATGTGGAAATACCGGATCACGAGCTTTCGAACGGGCATACCGCTGGCGGAAATCGTATTGAGAGAGTCGCTCCCGTATTATATCGACGAGATATTCCTTCTTCAGAAAAGGTCGTCGATCCTGCTGGGGCACGTGTCGCGTGACGACGAAAGATCGGTCGACAAGGATCTCGTGGGCGGGATGCTGGGCGCCATCAATGATTTTATCAAAACATCTTTTAAAAAGTCGAAGTCAGGCGTCGGAGAGATCCAATTCGATGAATACCGGATCATGATTTTCGAAAGCATGTATTTTTATGCGGCAGTGGTCCTGTACGGCTCGCCGGACATGGATTTCCTCCATAGGGTCGACGCCGTCCTGAACGGGATTCATCAAGCGTACTCGCGCCGCTTGAAAAATTTCGACGGCGACATGGCGAAGCTTCAAGGCATCGACGCCCAGCTGCGCGACCTTGTCGACGCGACCAATACCTCCGGGGGTTCCGGGGAGAAGGCGTCGCTTGCCAGGGTGAAGGCCGCCGGTGCCCTGCTCGCGATGTTCGCCGTGGCCGGCGTCGTCTGGCTGGGCTACACGTCATATAGGGACCGGCGGCTCGAGGGGAGGATCTCACATCGAGTCAACCAGGCGCTGCCTCCCTACTCCCATGATGTCGACATCGATGTCAGCGGCGATACCGCCTCGGTCACCGGCACGGTCAGTTCGCGGCAGGCGGGGGACGCTATTTCCAGGGAAATACGTGCTTTTAAGGAGATCAGCCAGGTGCGCAACAGGACAGTGACGGCCGATTTCCGTTCCGTGGAGGCGTATAAAAAGGACCTCGATGAAATGCGGTCACGCCTTGAGTCCTTCCAGCTGGTCGCGGCACGGCAGGAGCTTGAGAAGATAGTCGTTCAGTTTCCCGCAGGCGTGTCCGCCATGGACAATCCGCAAACGCTCCAGGTCAGGCGGGCCTATGAGATTTTAAAGCAATATCCGCGCGTCCATGCGGATATTGTCGCCTTCAATGATCCCGCAGGCGGGTACGATGTCAACAAGGCTCTTGCGGAGAAGCGGATGAGATCGGTGCGCGATTCCCTGGCGGCCATGGGTATCGCCGGGGAACGGCTTCACCTGGTTGATTTTGATCCGGACATCCTTACCTCCGATTCGCGTTATACCGAATTCAGCGATCGCAGGGGGATCATGATGTTCGCACGGTATCCTGATTGATGAACGGTTATCTGGAGGGAGAGGGAAAAATGAGCACGGTTGAATTCAAGTTTAAAATCGTCATGCTGGGGGACTTTGCCGTCGGGAAGACCAGCCTCGTCAAGCGGTTCGTTTATAATGTTTTCGACGATATGTACCTGACCACGATAGGAGTGCGGGTGATGAAAAAGGAGGTCGTCATCAACGACAGGGGCCAGATTCAAATTACCCTGCTTCTCTGGGATATCGGGGGTCATCAGGATTTTCAGGAGGTCACACCCCAGTATCTTCAGGGCGCAAGCGGCGCCATTATCGTCGCGGATCAAACGCGCATACAGACGATGGAAAAAATTGAAAGCCACATCGGGCAGTTCAGGGCGGAAAATCCCGGCGGCGCCATTGCCATTGCCTTCAACAAGAACGACCTGCGCCTGGAGACGGATAATCCTGACGGGGCGGAGCGACAGATCGCATTGAACCGGGAACGCCATGGCGATGCGGTATTCAGGACCAGCGCCAGAGACGGTGAAAATGTCCAGGATCTCTTTATATACCTTGCCGGAACGGTCTTGGGCGGGTTGCGCCGATGAAGGATGAACGGCTCAGCTTTTTAGTCGTCCGCTTCGGTATCTATTACGGAACAGTGGATAAGAAGCTTCGGGTGCGTTTCAGTGACGACGGCGTATTCGCGTTTCTCGGGGAAGAACCGGTAAACATGTGGATGATTCTCTCCGATTTTCTCCCTGAAACGGTGGGAATGGAAAAGGAAATAATGCGCATTATCAGCGGGGAGAAGGATGAGTGCAGCATTCTGAGCGTGAACAGGCAAACCGGCAACGAAATATTCTTCAACATCTATTTTCTGCGCGATCACCGTGAACCTGACAATTGCATCGTTGTGATCAAGGACCTCACCAATGAGCTACTCTATCGACAGGCCATTCAGCAGAAAAAAAACGAGATCGAGCTCCTGCACCAGATTCTGATGAAAAAGAACGCTGACCTGGACATGGCAAACCAGGAGCTGATGAAAAGCCACGATGAGCAATTCCGTCTGAACCAGAGCCTGGAGATAAAGGTTCACGAACGAACGCACCAGCTGGAGGAAAGCACCATGCTTGCCCGGAGGCTCTTCAGCCAGACCGTCAACGCGCTGATGCTTGCCCTAGAAAAGCGCGACACCTATACCGTGGGCCATCAGCAGCGGGTCTCGGAGCTTGCCTGCGCTATAGCCAGGGAAATGAGGCTGGATGAATTCATCGTCGAGGGAATAATCGTGGCCGGAAATCTCCATGATATCGGCAAGATCTATGTTCCCAGCGAGTTCCTGACTAAGCCCGGCGATCTTTCCGAGGAGGAGTTCGGCGTGATGAAGGCCCATCCGAAAATCGGGTTCGATATCCTGAGCGGAATCGAGTTCCCCTGGCCCGTGGCGGCCATCATCCTGCAGCATCACGAGCGCCTTGACGGGAGCGGGTACCCTTACGGTCTGACGGAGAAGGATATCCTTCTCGAGGCCAAGATTTTAAGCGTCGCGGACGTGGTTGAGGCAATGGCGACGATGAGACCCTACCGTATCGCCCCCGGCCTTGAGCTGGCCCTGGAGGAGGTCAAACGGTACAGCGGCATACGCTATGACAGCACGGTGGCGGAAACCTGCATCGGCCTGTTTGCCTCCCAAAAATTTGCGTGGAGCCATCTCGCCGGTCACCTCCGGTAAAAAATTCAGTAATGGCGGCACCGGAAAATATGCCGTGAATATTTCAGCAATTTTCGACGGAAGGCCGCAATCGGGAAAAATATGAAAGTACTTGGCATATACGGAAGTCCCCGGAAGGAGGGGAACAGCGATATCATCCTTGACCGGGCCCTGGAAGGAGCGGCGGCGGCCGGCGCCGAGGTCGTACGGATCTATGTGAGGGATATGAAGTTTTCCGGGTGCATTGAATGCGGCGGCTGCGACGAAACGGGCCGCTGCGTCGTCATGGATGACATGCAGGGCGCCTATGAAATCCTCCTGGACGCCCGCGTCATTTTCCTGGCGTCGCCGGTATTTTTCTGCGGCCTGACCGCCCAGGCGAAGGCCTTCATCGACCGCTGCCAGGCCCTCTGGAACAGGCGGAGGATCGCCACCACACCGGAGGAGCGGAGGCGCCATGCCGGAGGGACCGGGTATCTCCTCATGGCAGGGGCCGCGTCGGGTCTTTACCTGTTCACCGGCGCCGAGTTTACCGCGAAATATTTTTTCGACGCCCTGGACAAGTCCTACGGCGGCGGCGTGTTCATCAAGGCGGAGCACCGGGGCGATGCCGCGGGTAACGCCGCTGACTTGAAGCGGGCCTTTGCATGCGGAGCTGATGCAGTCAGCCTGGAAAGGGAGGGACGGGGAGAATGAAAATCGCCATAGTCGGTCCCGGGGCCGTGGGGCTCCTCCTTGCCGGATATCTCCAGAAGAGCGGCGCCGCGGTGACCCTGGTGGATGAGCTGGCTGAACGGGCGGTCCTTCTGAACAGGGATGGGATCCGCTGGGAGGGAGCTGAATTGGATTTCAGATTTTCCGTGCCGGTGACCCTGGGCCTGAAGGACCCGCGGGGCACCGACCTGGTCATACTCTGCGTCAAGGCCTATCATACCGATGGCGCAGCCCGCCAGCTCCGTGAGTCTGGGTATCGCGGGCCGGTGATGACCCTGCAGAACGGTGTCGGCAATATCGAAATGATCATGGCCAATTGCCCCGGCAATGCCGTGATAGCCGGAGTCACATCGGAAGGGGCGAACCTGGCGGCCGAGAATCACGTTCGCCATGCCGGCAAAGGTAAAACCCTTTTCGGGACGGTCATGGAGGGGCGGCCCGACGGCGGCTTCATGGAGGAATTGGTTGCGACCATGAGAAAGGGAGGTCTTGACGCGGAGCTGTCGGCGGATCCGCAGTCACTGGTGTGGGGAAAGGTGCTGGTGAACGCCGGCATAAACGCCCTTACGGCGATCTTCCGGGTGAGGAACGGCCGGCTTCTCGAGATCGAGCCGGCCCGGGCCCTCATGAAGGACCTGGTTCTGGAAGGAAAAGAGGTCATCCTGCGAAAGGGGCTTAGGCTGATCGACGCGGACCCGGTGGCCCGGGTCGAGGAGGTGTGCCGTCGGACCGCCGAGAATTATTCATCCATGTACATGGATATTAAGAATGGCCGGAGGACGGAGATTGATTTTATCAACGGCGCCATTGTCCGGGAAGGGGCGGCGCTGAATATGCCGTGCCCCTATAACGATGCCGTTGTGAAGATAGTGAAAGGGCTGGAGAGCTCCTGATAAAAAAATTGATCACTCGTCAAAAAAAAGTTGCATTAAAGGGTAAGGGTGTGGATATACACAATATAACACATTTACATGTTAATGCTCACAATCATTGGGCTCGCCAGTGATTACGGGATGATTAAAATTATTATTAATTTGTTGAGGGTTTATATGAAAAAAATATCTACAACGGTAGTTGTCTTCATCGCCGCCGCTCTGATGGTGACGGGCTGTGAAAAGAAGAAAGATGATGACAAGGGATTACTCCTGGGCATGGCATATCTTGCGGCTAACGCGTTGCCGCCTACTCAGTATTCAGGCAGCGAACAAAACGTTGCCAGCGCCAGCAGCGCGCTTTTTGCCACATCTGCGGCAATGTCTCAAGTCAGAATTGAGGCAAATCCGGGGACCGGCATGATGCAAAGCGTATTCGGTGATGTGGACCCGAGCGCAAAAGATGGCCTTAAAAAATCCATACTTGATGCAGTGAATGCAAATGCAATCGAAAAAATGAAATATGTCAATACATCGTGCAGTGGCACTAATCAGATAAAATTTGAT
It encodes:
- a CDS encoding phosphohydrolase, whose product is MNKTMCPGQDTRYWRPGDIFNVRCSSCGNDVEFFKDDARRRCNKCGATVQNPRLSMGCARWCGHAKECLGYDPTENLTDAITAGSSMADSLVELILKEFGPSSDVALEAMEALGRANSLLESSPANPRIVIPAVLLLMADGDHRSDGLADGRTESPENMPLPVTEKILRLSGADRGDIEDTCAIIRAFHRGTPIDTAEYRIVMESRGPSMRGN
- a CDS encoding Rrf2 family transcriptional regulator, producing MSQGILISDAVSLAMHSMAVMASRDGLSSAKDVAGRLGVSEHHLAKVLQRLARCGLVRSTRGPRGGFTLAKKSGAITLLDVYEAIEGPLKERACLMRKKTCNKKRCILGDSMGTMWDIFRKHLKSTYISDISEAYRVEAPR
- a CDS encoding GTP-binding protein; this encodes MSTVEFKFKIVMLGDFAVGKTSLVKRFVYNVFDDMYLTTIGVRVMKKEVVINDRGQIQITLLLWDIGGHQDFQEVTPQYLQGASGAIIVADQTRIQTMEKIESHIGQFRAENPGGAIAIAFNKNDLRLETDNPDGAERQIALNRERHGDAVFRTSARDGENVQDLFIYLAGTVLGGLRR
- a CDS encoding HD domain-containing protein, with the translated sequence MKDERLSFLVVRFGIYYGTVDKKLRVRFSDDGVFAFLGEEPVNMWMILSDFLPETVGMEKEIMRIISGEKDECSILSVNRQTGNEIFFNIYFLRDHREPDNCIVVIKDLTNELLYRQAIQQKKNEIELLHQILMKKNADLDMANQELMKSHDEQFRLNQSLEIKVHERTHQLEESTMLARRLFSQTVNALMLALEKRDTYTVGHQQRVSELACAIAREMRLDEFIVEGIIVAGNLHDIGKIYVPSEFLTKPGDLSEEEFGVMKAHPKIGFDILSGIEFPWPVAAIILQHHERLDGSGYPYGLTEKDILLEAKILSVADVVEAMATMRPYRIAPGLELALEEVKRYSGIRYDSTVAETCIGLFASQKFAWSHLAGHLR
- a CDS encoding flavodoxin family protein, producing the protein MKVLGIYGSPRKEGNSDIILDRALEGAAAAGAEVVRIYVRDMKFSGCIECGGCDETGRCVVMDDMQGAYEILLDARVIFLASPVFFCGLTAQAKAFIDRCQALWNRRRIATTPEERRRHAGGTGYLLMAGAASGLYLFTGAEFTAKYFFDALDKSYGGGVFIKAEHRGDAAGNAADLKRAFACGADAVSLEREGRGE
- a CDS encoding 2-dehydropantoate 2-reductase translates to MKIAIVGPGAVGLLLAGYLQKSGAAVTLVDELAERAVLLNRDGIRWEGAELDFRFSVPVTLGLKDPRGTDLVILCVKAYHTDGAARQLRESGYRGPVMTLQNGVGNIEMIMANCPGNAVIAGVTSEGANLAAENHVRHAGKGKTLFGTVMEGRPDGGFMEELVATMRKGGLDAELSADPQSLVWGKVLVNAGINALTAIFRVRNGRLLEIEPARALMKDLVLEGKEVILRKGLRLIDADPVARVEEVCRRTAENYSSMYMDIKNGRRTEIDFINGAIVREGAALNMPCPYNDAVVKIVKGLESS